Proteins found in one Phoenicibacter congonensis genomic segment:
- the gyrB gene encoding DNA topoisomerase (ATP-hydrolyzing) subunit B, producing MADTSHYGAEDIQVLEGLEPVRQRPGMYIGSTGPRGLHHLVYEVVDNSVDEALAGYCTEIDVSINEDNSITCIDNGRGIPVAIHPKEGIPTVEVVLTILHAGGKFGGEGYKVSGGLHGVGVSVVNALSTRTQVNVKRDGKEYQIAFDHGKTVEPLKVVGKAEGTGTTVTFWPDPEIFKETTEFNFSTLANRFREMSYLNRGLKLILHDKRDLDEKGNPRTETFQAEGGIVDFVHFLNAGKETINEPIYFDAKSDTGEVEISMQWSSSYTSTIMSFANNINTTEGGTHLEGFKTALTRVLNKYARSKNLLKEKDPNLTGDDAREGLAAVISVKLHEPQFEGQTKTKLGNTEMRTLVNDAMGKSFEEFLEENPSAAKAIVGKASQALKAREAARKAREATRRKGVLESFSLPGKLADCSSKDAALSEIFIVEGDSAGGSAKQARNRKYQAILPLRGKILNVEKAGLHRALSSDTISSLITAIGTNIGDDFDADKARYHRIIIMTDADVDGAHIRILLLTFFFRYMPELITRGYVYVAQPPLYGIKKRNSRNPKIERYFFKDEDLKEFTTSNENAEKFDIQRYKGLGEMDPDQLWETTMEPETRTLLQVTIEDAATAERVVSELMGDQVEPRKRFIQEHAKEARYLDI from the coding sequence ATGGCCGATACTTCGCACTATGGTGCTGAGGACATTCAGGTTTTAGAAGGATTAGAACCTGTTAGACAACGTCCTGGTATGTATATTGGATCAACTGGTCCTCGAGGGCTTCATCATCTTGTTTATGAGGTTGTTGATAATTCGGTTGACGAAGCGCTTGCAGGATATTGTACAGAAATCGATGTCTCTATAAATGAAGATAATTCAATAACATGCATTGATAATGGTCGTGGAATTCCTGTCGCTATCCATCCTAAAGAGGGCATTCCAACTGTTGAGGTAGTTTTAACTATTCTTCATGCAGGTGGTAAGTTTGGAGGAGAAGGGTATAAGGTTTCAGGTGGACTTCATGGCGTTGGCGTTTCAGTTGTAAATGCCCTTTCAACTCGCACTCAAGTAAATGTCAAGCGTGACGGCAAGGAATATCAAATAGCTTTTGATCATGGCAAAACTGTTGAGCCTTTAAAAGTTGTTGGTAAGGCAGAAGGAACAGGAACCACTGTTACTTTTTGGCCAGACCCTGAAATATTCAAGGAAACAACAGAATTTAACTTCTCAACACTTGCAAATAGGTTCCGCGAAATGTCCTATTTAAACCGTGGATTAAAACTCATTCTTCATGACAAAAGAGATTTAGATGAAAAAGGCAATCCAAGAACAGAAACTTTTCAAGCAGAAGGAGGAATTGTCGATTTTGTACATTTCTTAAATGCTGGAAAAGAAACAATTAATGAACCAATTTATTTCGATGCCAAAAGTGACACTGGTGAAGTTGAAATTTCAATGCAGTGGAGCAGCTCCTACACAAGCACAATCATGTCGTTTGCAAATAACATTAATACGACTGAGGGTGGAACGCATCTCGAAGGTTTCAAAACTGCGCTGACTCGTGTTTTGAACAAATATGCTCGTTCAAAAAATCTTCTTAAGGAAAAAGATCCAAATTTAACTGGTGACGATGCCCGTGAAGGTTTGGCAGCAGTAATTTCTGTTAAGTTACATGAACCTCAGTTCGAAGGACAAACTAAAACAAAGCTTGGCAACACCGAAATGAGAACCCTTGTAAACGATGCAATGGGAAAAAGTTTCGAAGAGTTTTTGGAAGAAAACCCCAGCGCTGCAAAAGCAATTGTTGGGAAAGCATCTCAAGCCCTCAAAGCACGTGAAGCTGCAAGAAAAGCTAGAGAAGCGACAAGACGAAAAGGTGTTCTGGAATCTTTCTCTTTGCCAGGAAAATTGGCTGATTGCTCCTCAAAAGACGCTGCGCTTTCTGAAATATTTATTGTAGAGGGCGATTCAGCTGGCGGTTCAGCAAAACAAGCGAGAAACAGGAAATATCAGGCGATTTTGCCTTTGCGTGGAAAGATTTTAAATGTAGAAAAAGCTGGTTTACACAGGGCTCTTTCATCTGACACAATTTCTAGTTTAATAACTGCTATTGGAACAAACATCGGCGATGATTTTGATGCCGACAAAGCACGTTACCATCGGATTATTATCATGACCGATGCTGATGTCGACGGTGCTCACATTCGCATTCTGCTCTTGACTTTTTTCTTTAGATATATGCCAGAGCTCATTACTCGTGGATATGTTTATGTTGCTCAACCACCTCTATATGGAATCAAGAAACGCAATTCTCGCAATCCGAAGATTGAACGTTATTTCTTTAAAGATGAAGATCTAAAAGAGTTCACAACTTCAAATGAAAATGCTGAGAAATTTGACATTCAGCGTTACAAAGGTTTGGGCGAAATGGACCCTGACCAGCTTTGGGAAACAACAATGGAGCCTGAGACTCGCACGCTTTTGCAAGTAACGATTGAAGATGCAGCTACAGCTGAGCGCGTTGTGAGTGAACTCATGGGAGATCAGGTTGAACCTCGCAAGCGCTTCATTCAAGAACATGCAAAAGAAGCTCGTTACCTCGACATTTAA